In one Trichlorobacter lovleyi SZ genomic region, the following are encoded:
- a CDS encoding PstS family phosphate ABC transporter substrate-binding protein, which produces MLKKSVLALCATLCIATAAHAEKVKVDAKLPSYKATSGVSGNLNSIGSDTLNNLMTYWAEGFKKKYPNVNIQIEGKGSSTAPPALIAGTAQLGPMSRMMKGKEIEDFEKKYGYKPTKVGVALDSLAVFVNKDNPIKSLSLDEVDAIFSKTRKRGLPEITTWGQAGVHGALAAKPISLFGRNSASGTYGYFKEHTLKNGDYKNTVKEQPGSASVVEGVAKDISAIGYSGIGYATSGVKAVPLSDKKGGQVFEANYANVLSGKYPLARMLYIYVAKKPGEPMPKVVEEFLKFALSKEGQQIVVKDGYDPLPASAAAEQLKALK; this is translated from the coding sequence ATGTTGAAGAAGAGCGTCCTGGCGCTGTGCGCCACCCTCTGCATCGCCACTGCAGCCCATGCGGAAAAAGTCAAGGTTGATGCAAAGCTGCCGTCCTACAAGGCCACCTCAGGCGTGTCCGGCAACCTGAACAGCATCGGTTCCGACACCCTGAACAACCTGATGACCTACTGGGCAGAAGGCTTCAAAAAGAAGTACCCCAACGTCAACATTCAGATTGAAGGCAAAGGTTCATCAACTGCTCCTCCTGCGCTGATCGCCGGTACCGCCCAGCTGGGCCCCATGTCCCGCATGATGAAGGGCAAAGAGATTGAGGATTTTGAGAAGAAGTACGGCTACAAGCCGACCAAGGTTGGCGTGGCCCTGGATTCTCTGGCTGTGTTTGTTAATAAGGATAACCCGATCAAGTCACTCTCCCTTGATGAAGTTGACGCCATCTTCTCCAAGACCCGCAAGCGCGGGCTGCCTGAGATCACCACCTGGGGTCAGGCCGGTGTGCATGGCGCCCTGGCTGCCAAGCCGATCTCCCTGTTCGGCCGTAACTCCGCCTCCGGCACCTATGGTTACTTCAAGGAGCACACCCTGAAAAACGGTGACTACAAGAATACCGTTAAAGAGCAGCCCGGTTCCGCCTCTGTGGTTGAAGGTGTTGCCAAGGATATCAGCGCCATCGGTTACTCCGGTATCGGCTATGCCACCTCCGGCGTCAAGGCAGTGCCCCTGTCCGATAAAAAAGGCGGCCAGGTGTTTGAGGCCAACTATGCCAACGTGCTGTCCGGCAAGTATCCCCTGGCCCGTATGCTCTACATCTACGTAGCCAAGAAGCCGGGTGAGCCGATGCCCAAGGTGGTGGAAGAGTTCCTGAAGTTTGCCCTGTCCAAGGAAGGCCAGCAGATTGTGGTCAAGGACGGCTATGATCCGCTGCCTGCATCTGCTGCTGCCGAGCAACTGAAGGCGTTGAAGTAG
- a CDS encoding ABC transporter permease subunit: protein MASSIVDKSRRNDRLAAWLIKAGGLFVIVAVIGILMLIARVALPLFYAPSADRLPEVSAELQALLATDGSGTSQTRELGESGSLTITLLPGNRFAVQRRNVEKDLLGNEKTTEQSYKLSDPLPGTISTFWLGRKGQNLYAGTDNGWLVRWDLSGDGEGRLIETVEAFKDHRRITALATVLGDNSLAVGDARGEITTWMPIAKPGSGEDKQLALIHHLPGFAQPVSRLLASPRDKSLAAFDAGGTIRLVHMTSERLLLELQAGLPVTAAAFADRGRQLVVAGADGRSVAWKLDIPHPEISFSTLFGKVWYEGYNKPEYVWQSSAATDDFEPKISLMPLIFGTFKATLFAMLFAVPLALLGAIYTSQFMAPSLKGRIKPAVEIMAAVPSVVVGFLAGLWLAPLMDKHLLALFLATIMVPAMLLAAILVWRPLAEKTEIGRNLKGYEFLGLLPVVVLALWLSGQLAVPLEATFFGADLKQWLYSALGVRYDQRNSIIIAIALGFAVIPIIFTIAEDALSNVPRNLSAASLALGASRWQTAWRVVLPSALPGVFSAIMIGFGRAVGETMIVLMATGNTPIMSWSLFNGLRSLSANIAVEIPEAPLNGTLYRTLFLSAVLLFVLTFIINTAAELLRQRFRKKYGRY from the coding sequence ATGGCCTCCTCAATTGTAGATAAATCCCGTCGTAATGACCGTCTGGCCGCCTGGCTGATCAAGGCCGGCGGTCTGTTTGTGATCGTTGCCGTCATCGGCATTCTGATGCTGATCGCCCGGGTCGCCCTGCCGCTTTTTTATGCGCCTTCTGCCGACAGGCTGCCCGAGGTCTCTGCCGAACTGCAGGCGCTGCTTGCAACTGACGGCTCCGGTACCAGCCAGACCCGTGAGCTGGGTGAAAGCGGTTCCCTTACGATAACGCTGCTGCCGGGCAACCGGTTTGCCGTCCAGCGCCGTAATGTTGAAAAAGATCTGCTGGGGAATGAAAAAACGACGGAACAGAGCTACAAGCTGTCTGACCCGTTGCCCGGTACGATCTCGACCTTCTGGCTGGGGCGTAAGGGACAGAACCTGTACGCAGGCACTGATAACGGCTGGCTGGTGCGCTGGGATCTGTCCGGCGACGGTGAAGGACGACTGATTGAAACGGTGGAGGCATTTAAGGATCATCGCCGCATCACGGCCCTGGCAACGGTGCTGGGCGATAACTCGCTGGCAGTGGGTGATGCCAGGGGAGAGATCACAACCTGGATGCCGATTGCCAAGCCGGGCAGCGGTGAAGACAAACAGCTGGCGCTGATCCACCACCTGCCGGGGTTTGCCCAGCCGGTCAGCCGCTTGCTGGCCTCTCCGCGTGACAAGTCTCTGGCTGCCTTTGATGCCGGCGGGACGATCAGGCTGGTGCATATGACCAGCGAACGGCTGCTGCTGGAACTGCAGGCCGGGCTGCCGGTCACTGCGGCAGCCTTTGCCGACCGTGGCCGCCAACTGGTGGTGGCTGGTGCCGACGGCAGGAGCGTGGCCTGGAAACTTGATATCCCGCACCCTGAGATATCGTTTTCGACCCTGTTCGGCAAGGTCTGGTACGAAGGCTACAATAAACCTGAATATGTCTGGCAGTCCTCGGCAGCCACCGACGACTTTGAACCCAAGATCTCTTTGATGCCGCTGATCTTCGGCACCTTCAAGGCCACCCTGTTTGCCATGCTGTTTGCGGTGCCGCTGGCCTTGCTGGGGGCGATCTATACCAGCCAGTTCATGGCCCCGTCCCTGAAGGGGCGGATCAAGCCGGCGGTTGAGATCATGGCGGCGGTGCCGTCAGTGGTGGTCGGCTTCCTGGCCGGACTCTGGCTGGCCCCGCTGATGGACAAACACCTGCTGGCGCTTTTTCTGGCCACGATCATGGTGCCGGCCATGTTGCTGGCTGCCATCCTGGTCTGGCGTCCCCTGGCTGAAAAGACCGAGATCGGCCGCAATCTGAAGGGATACGAGTTTCTGGGGCTGCTGCCGGTGGTGGTGCTGGCGCTCTGGCTTTCAGGACAACTGGCAGTGCCCCTTGAGGCGACCTTTTTCGGCGCCGATCTCAAGCAGTGGCTCTATTCGGCGCTGGGGGTGCGCTATGACCAGCGCAACAGCATCATTATTGCCATTGCTCTGGGATTTGCCGTGATCCCGATCATCTTTACGATTGCCGAGGATGCCCTCTCCAACGTGCCCCGCAACCTGTCCGCCGCCTCTCTGGCCCTGGGGGCCAGCCGCTGGCAGACTGCCTGGAGAGTGGTGCTTCCTTCAGCCCTGCCGGGCGTCTTTTCCGCGATCATGATCGGCTTTGGCCGTGCCGTCGGTGAGACCATGATCGTGTTGATGGCAACCGGCAATACCCCGATCATGAGCTGGTCCCTGTTTAACGGCCTGCGTTCGCTCTCGGCCAACATCGCGGTGGAGATCCCCGAGGCACCTTTGAACGGTACCCTCTACCGGACCCTGTTTCTCTCAGCAGTGCTGCTGTTTGTGCTGACCTTTATCATCAACACCGCGGCCGAACTGCTGCGGCAACGCTTCCGTAAAAAGTACGGACGGTATTGA
- the pstA gene encoding phosphate ABC transporter permease PstA: MKNYWKRGEPMVLTAGATLAVILFMTLTLMAVILGNSLGYFWVKGLVRYKLTDGSYLMGQLTAKERHALTNVKRVQLKVGNRDLYSQDFRWVDESEVAERDIPKDAYLLERREHGNFFGFLKELRGSDGVAVAADPVSLKRLHEATVQRQQGLKDIKDRMSSLNQASERLRLKVQKLEFRGAEAHAAEITALNEKKAKLTEEFDGLNEQLNQKQGELNKAVAVFSDAAGTAKELPLLEIVRIYQPNSMSVFAKAWAYLGKIRELLFDDPRESNTEGGLFPAIFGTVMMVLLMSVFSLPFGVIAAIYLREYAKEGRLVQLVRIAVNNLAGVPSIVYGVFGLGFFVYGIGGSLDKLFFPERLPTPVFGTGGILWASLTLALLTVPVVIVATEESLASIPKGIREGSLALGATKFQTLTKVLLPMATPGIMTGLVLSMARAVGEVAPLMMVGVVKLAPTLPFDGQFPFFHMDRKFMHLGFHIFDVGFQSPNVEAAKPMVYVTTLLLLLIVVVATSLAIRFRNQMRRKYTTSHF, encoded by the coding sequence GTGAAAAACTACTGGAAACGTGGCGAACCAATGGTGCTGACTGCCGGGGCAACCCTGGCGGTGATTCTGTTCATGACCTTGACCCTGATGGCCGTTATTCTGGGCAACAGTCTGGGCTACTTCTGGGTCAAGGGGCTGGTGCGCTATAAACTGACTGACGGCAGCTACCTGATGGGGCAGCTGACGGCCAAGGAACGGCATGCCTTGACCAATGTCAAGCGGGTGCAGCTGAAGGTCGGCAACCGGGATCTCTACTCCCAGGATTTCCGCTGGGTGGATGAGTCGGAGGTGGCAGAACGGGATATCCCCAAAGATGCCTATCTGCTGGAGCGTCGTGAACACGGCAATTTCTTCGGCTTCCTGAAGGAGCTGCGGGGGAGTGACGGCGTTGCAGTTGCGGCTGATCCGGTCTCCCTGAAACGTCTGCACGAGGCAACGGTGCAGAGGCAGCAGGGGCTGAAGGATATCAAGGATCGGATGTCCAGTCTGAACCAGGCCTCCGAGCGTCTGCGGCTCAAGGTCCAGAAGCTTGAGTTCCGTGGAGCCGAGGCGCATGCCGCCGAGATTACTGCCCTGAATGAAAAGAAGGCAAAGCTGACCGAAGAGTTTGACGGGCTGAATGAACAGCTGAACCAGAAGCAGGGGGAGCTGAACAAGGCCGTAGCGGTCTTCAGCGATGCTGCCGGAACCGCCAAGGAGCTGCCGCTGCTGGAGATTGTGCGGATTTATCAGCCCAACAGCATGTCGGTGTTTGCCAAGGCCTGGGCTTATCTGGGCAAGATCCGTGAGCTGCTGTTTGATGACCCCCGTGAATCGAATACGGAAGGCGGACTCTTCCCGGCCATCTTCGGCACGGTCATGATGGTGCTGCTGATGTCGGTTTTCTCGCTGCCGTTTGGGGTGATTGCCGCCATCTACCTGCGGGAGTACGCTAAAGAAGGCAGGCTGGTACAACTGGTGCGGATTGCGGTCAACAACCTGGCCGGCGTGCCTTCGATCGTCTACGGCGTGTTTGGTCTGGGCTTCTTTGTCTACGGCATCGGCGGTTCGCTGGACAAGCTGTTCTTTCCGGAGCGCTTACCGACCCCGGTATTCGGTACCGGCGGTATCCTCTGGGCCTCCCTGACCCTGGCGCTTTTAACCGTGCCGGTGGTGATCGTGGCCACTGAAGAGTCGCTTGCCTCAATTCCGAAGGGGATCCGTGAAGGCTCACTGGCGCTGGGGGCCACCAAGTTCCAGACCCTGACCAAGGTGCTGCTGCCGATGGCCACACCGGGTATCATGACCGGCCTGGTACTCTCCATGGCCCGTGCCGTGGGGGAGGTGGCGCCGCTGATGATGGTGGGGGTGGTCAAGCTGGCCCCGACCCTCCCCTTTGACGGACAGTTCCCGTTCTTTCACATGGATCGCAAGTTCATGCATCTGGGCTTCCATATCTTCGATGTCGGCTTCCAGTCTCCCAATGTCGAGGCCGCCAAGCCGATGGTCTACGTCACCACCTTGCTGCTGCTGCTGATCGTGGTTGTCGCCACCAGCCTGGCGATCCGTTTCCGTAACCAGATGCGGCGCAAGTACACCACGTCACATTTCTAA
- the pstB gene encoding phosphate ABC transporter ATP-binding protein PstB, with the protein MSPESVDLSKHPAIIEVENVNLYYGASQALKDISLTMRRNQVTAFIGPSGCGKSTLLRCLNRMNDLIDSVRIEGSIRLDGDEITGNRTDVISLRRRVGMVFQQSNPFPKSIYENIVYGLRIAGINDKATLDETVERSLKGAAIWNEVKDRLHDSALGLSGGQAQRICIARAIATNPEVILMDEPCSALDPLSTLKIEELIDELKEQYTIVIVTHNMQQAARVSDATAFFYLGELIEMGDTKKIFTNPEKQQTEDYITGRFG; encoded by the coding sequence ATGAGTCCAGAATCTGTTGATCTGAGTAAACATCCCGCCATTATCGAGGTTGAGAACGTCAATCTCTATTACGGGGCTTCGCAGGCACTGAAAGATATCTCGCTGACCATGCGCCGCAATCAGGTGACCGCCTTTATCGGCCCTTCCGGCTGCGGCAAGTCAACCCTGTTGCGCTGCCTGAACCGGATGAACGATCTGATCGATTCGGTCAGGATTGAAGGCAGTATCCGGCTTGACGGTGATGAGATCACCGGAAACAGGACCGATGTCATCTCGCTGCGCCGCCGGGTAGGGATGGTTTTTCAACAGTCCAACCCGTTCCCCAAGTCGATCTATGAAAATATCGTGTACGGCCTGCGGATCGCCGGGATCAATGACAAGGCCACCCTGGATGAAACCGTGGAACGGAGCCTGAAAGGTGCCGCGATCTGGAATGAGGTCAAGGATCGCCTGCATGACTCGGCCCTGGGGCTGTCCGGCGGTCAGGCACAACGGATCTGCATTGCCCGGGCGATTGCCACCAACCCGGAAGTGATCCTGATGGATGAACCCTGTTCAGCCCTGGACCCGCTTTCAACGCTGAAGATTGAGGAACTGATTGACGAACTGAAGGAACAGTATACGATTGTGATCGTGACCCACAACATGCAGCAGGCAGCGCGGGTTTCCGATGCAACCGCCTTCTTCTATCTGGGGGAGCTGATTGAGATGGGTGATACCAAAAAGATCTTCACCAACCCTGAAAAACAACAAACGGAAGATTACATAACAGGGAGATTCGGCTAA
- the phoU gene encoding phosphate signaling complex protein PhoU, translating to MSGHVVSSYDADLNDLRQRILTMGGLVEKMIADAVKSLVDRDTELAERIIAMDHEVNNHEVVIDERCLELLALRQPTGKDLRFITLALKIVTDLERIGDKCANMAKRARQLNQEPPLKPYIDIPRMAHWVEVMIKEALDAFVRGDDVLAVKVCKDDQMVDDLNEQVQRELYSYMIEDPSTISRAMRLTYISKSLERIADHATNIAEMVIFMVKGKDIRHTIA from the coding sequence ATGAGTGGACATGTAGTTTCATCCTACGATGCAGACCTGAACGATCTGCGGCAGCGAATTCTGACCATGGGCGGGCTGGTGGAAAAGATGATCGCCGATGCGGTCAAGTCGCTGGTTGACCGGGATACCGAGCTTGCCGAGCGGATCATTGCCATGGACCATGAGGTGAACAACCATGAGGTCGTGATCGACGAACGCTGTCTGGAACTGTTGGCGCTGCGTCAACCCACCGGCAAGGACCTGCGTTTTATCACCCTGGCTCTGAAGATTGTCACCGATCTGGAGCGGATCGGCGACAAATGTGCCAACATGGCCAAGCGGGCCCGGCAACTGAACCAGGAACCGCCGCTCAAGCCGTACATCGATATCCCGCGTATGGCCCACTGGGTTGAGGTGATGATCAAGGAGGCGCTGGATGCCTTTGTACGCGGGGATGACGTCCTGGCGGTCAAGGTCTGCAAGGACGACCAGATGGTGGATGACCTGAATGAGCAGGTTCAGCGTGAGCTGTACAGCTACATGATTGAGGACCCTTCGACCATCAGCCGTGCCATGCGCCTGACCTACATTTCCAAGTCGTTGGAGCGGATCGCCGATCATGCAACCAATATTGCCGAGATGGTGATCTTTATGGTCAAAGGCAAGGATATCCGCCACACGATCGCCTGA
- a CDS encoding CoA-binding protein: MTEAIETFLKAEAFGVVGASEDRSKYGNKVLRCYLQNKKTAIPVNPKTASVEGIATVATVADLPDNVSSISVITPPAVTEKVVEAAIARGITNIWMQPGAESDAAIARCTAAGVNVIADHSCLLVVLGYKEH; encoded by the coding sequence ATGACTGAAGCAATTGAGACCTTTTTGAAGGCAGAGGCGTTTGGTGTGGTGGGTGCATCGGAGGATCGCAGCAAGTATGGCAACAAGGTGCTGCGCTGCTACCTGCAGAACAAAAAAACAGCCATTCCGGTTAATCCCAAAACGGCTTCAGTTGAGGGGATTGCGACGGTTGCCACGGTGGCTGACCTGCCGGATAATGTTAGCAGCATCTCGGTCATCACCCCGCCTGCGGTGACGGAGAAGGTGGTTGAGGCTGCCATTGCCCGCGGTATCACCAATATCTGGATGCAGCCCGGTGCAGAGAGCGATGCTGCCATTGCACGGTGCACAGCTGCCGGGGTCAACGTGATTGCCGACCACAGCTGCCTGCTGGTGGTACTGGGCTACAAAGAGCACTAG
- the mqnE gene encoding aminofutalosine synthase MqnE: MTTLATIKAKVHAGERLSEADALALYASNDLLTIGELAAWANERKNGANVYFNVNRHINPTNVCVNRCAFCAFSRTAEADDAYTLALDQMVGRAVEAVGQGATEVHLVGGLHPDLPFAFYLELLQDIRKNAPSLHIKAFTAVEIDYFARISSQTVEQVLAQLIEAGLGSMPGGGAEILVEEVRQKICPEKISGQRWLEVHRLAHGAGLKTNATMLYGHVETAADRVRHMTLLRELQDRTGGFQVFIPLAWQPENSPLKLDTKGTSGLDDLKTLAIARLFLDNFQHIKAYWIMLGEKIAQVALAFGVDDLDGTVVEEKIGHDAGAATPQSLTLERLIRLIRVAGKTPVERDTLYNPLRSF, encoded by the coding sequence ATGACAACATTAGCCACTATTAAAGCAAAAGTCCATGCCGGTGAACGGCTTTCCGAGGCCGATGCGCTGGCGCTGTATGCCTCCAATGACCTGCTGACCATCGGTGAGCTGGCAGCCTGGGCAAATGAGCGTAAAAACGGCGCAAATGTCTATTTCAACGTTAACCGTCATATCAACCCCACCAATGTCTGTGTCAACCGCTGCGCCTTTTGCGCCTTTTCCCGCACCGCCGAGGCCGATGATGCCTACACCCTGGCCCTGGACCAGATGGTGGGCCGGGCAGTGGAGGCGGTTGGCCAGGGGGCTACCGAGGTGCATCTGGTGGGTGGCCTGCACCCGGACCTGCCGTTTGCGTTTTATCTTGAGCTGTTGCAGGATATCCGTAAAAACGCACCATCCCTGCATATCAAGGCCTTTACCGCGGTTGAGATTGACTACTTTGCCCGGATCAGCAGCCAGACCGTGGAACAGGTGCTGGCACAGCTGATTGAGGCAGGTCTGGGCTCCATGCCCGGTGGCGGGGCCGAAATCCTGGTGGAAGAGGTGCGTCAGAAGATCTGCCCGGAAAAGATCAGCGGCCAGCGCTGGCTGGAGGTACATCGCTTGGCGCACGGGGCAGGACTTAAGACCAATGCCACCATGCTGTACGGTCATGTTGAAACCGCTGCTGACCGGGTGCGCCACATGACACTGCTGCGGGAACTACAGGACCGGACCGGCGGGTTCCAGGTCTTTATTCCGTTGGCCTGGCAGCCGGAAAACTCACCGCTGAAGCTGGACACCAAAGGGACCTCCGGACTGGATGACCTGAAGACCCTGGCCATTGCCCGTCTGTTTCTGGATAACTTCCAGCATATCAAGGCCTACTGGATCATGCTGGGGGAGAAGATCGCCCAGGTGGCGCTGGCCTTTGGAGTGGATGATCTGGACGGCACCGTGGTGGAGGAAAAGATCGGCCATGATGCCGGGGCAGCCACGCCCCAGTCACTGACCCTGGAGCGGTTGATCCGTTTGATCAGGGTTGCCGGTAAAACACCTGTGGAGCGGGATACGCTCTACAATCCACTGCGTAGTTTTTGA
- a CDS encoding class I SAM-dependent methyltransferase yields MRSFAANNSHAVIHCPFIKQPAPDGFQTALKRLSRRFQVYAATSPQPLPAPGLLITPEIRQQSELYLPISEIRQLFYRLYQYVLSHPPIFGNTPFHTCPSWADCFVALPVWLQFSANPARLLERLLDDQQLLTRFLFSSFLPGRFNGAGFGRYPGQLSWLQQHLAQKNGSLRILDAACGSGEGTWEVAELLAEQCWQPEQVQLEGWTIEPLEVWAAQTQCLPHDPQREKNYQQRVQPLREQGWGERISFRAVDLLAGQVESAPFDLILCNGLLGGPIIHQPRPLQQVVMQLAALLAEGGVLLVADHFHEGWKKRVPEAVLGALMEKADLQARQAGGGLAAIRN; encoded by the coding sequence TTGCGATCCTTTGCGGCCAATAATTCCCACGCCGTGATCCACTGTCCGTTCATCAAACAGCCTGCCCCTGATGGTTTTCAGACCGCTCTTAAACGCCTTTCCCGGCGGTTTCAGGTCTACGCTGCCACCTCACCGCAACCGCTACCGGCTCCGGGGCTGCTCATCACCCCGGAGATCCGGCAGCAGTCCGAACTGTACCTGCCGATCAGTGAAATCAGACAGTTGTTCTATCGCCTGTATCAGTATGTCCTCAGTCATCCACCTATCTTCGGAAACACGCCATTTCACACCTGTCCCAGTTGGGCTGACTGCTTTGTTGCGCTGCCTGTCTGGCTGCAGTTTTCAGCCAATCCGGCCCGTTTGTTGGAGAGGTTGCTGGATGATCAGCAGTTGTTGACCCGTTTCCTCTTTTCTTCTTTTCTGCCGGGCCGTTTTAATGGCGCAGGATTTGGACGCTATCCGGGGCAGCTTAGTTGGTTACAGCAGCATCTGGCACAAAAAAACGGATCTCTGCGGATACTTGATGCAGCCTGTGGCAGTGGTGAAGGGACCTGGGAGGTGGCAGAACTGCTGGCTGAACAGTGCTGGCAGCCGGAGCAGGTTCAGCTTGAGGGCTGGACCATTGAGCCGCTGGAGGTCTGGGCAGCGCAGACACAGTGCCTGCCCCATGACCCGCAGCGGGAGAAGAACTATCAGCAGCGGGTGCAGCCATTACGGGAACAGGGCTGGGGGGAACGGATCAGCTTCAGGGCTGTTGATCTGCTGGCTGGGCAGGTTGAATCAGCCCCCTTTGATCTGATTCTCTGTAATGGCCTGCTGGGAGGGCCGATTATCCATCAGCCCCGACCGTTACAGCAGGTGGTGATGCAGCTTGCAGCCCTGCTGGCAGAAGGAGGCGTACTGCTGGTTGCTGACCATTTTCACGAAGGCTGGAAAAAACGGGTGCCGGAGGCGGTTCTTGGCGCCTTGATGGAGAAAGCCGACTTGCAGGCACGGCAGGCCGGAGGAGGGCTGGCAGCCATCAGAAACTGA
- the msrP gene encoding protein-methionine-sulfoxide reductase catalytic subunit MsrP: MQSYKLPTSELTAEEVFRTRRTLLKALGFLGLNAWPLLNACTNYAAQSRDLNGTLVNLKQLHAPRNGSYRLDRPLTDQAEAAAYTNFYEFTHSKEVWRRVDRFLTRPWELKITGLVKKPLTISVDELLKLIPQEERHYRFRCVETWSMAVPWIGFPLSALIKRVEPLSSATHISFISFLRRDQAPEQKRSSVELWPYHEGLTLAEGMNDLSFMATGLYGHELAKQHGAPIRLVAPWKYGFKSIKSVVEIVFTDRQPATFWNAMIPNEYGFWANINPAIPHPRWSQAEESLLGSNERRKTLLYNGYTDQVGGLYNLKDRQYFY; encoded by the coding sequence ATGCAGAGCTACAAGCTGCCGACATCCGAGTTGACCGCAGAAGAGGTTTTCCGTACCCGGCGTACCCTGTTGAAGGCGCTCGGTTTTCTGGGGCTGAACGCTTGGCCTCTGCTGAACGCCTGCACCAACTACGCTGCCCAGAGCCGTGATCTGAACGGTACGCTGGTCAACCTGAAGCAGTTGCACGCTCCCCGCAACGGCAGCTACCGGCTGGATCGTCCGCTGACTGATCAGGCAGAGGCTGCCGCATACACCAATTTTTATGAATTTACCCATAGCAAAGAGGTCTGGCGCCGGGTAGATCGCTTTCTGACCCGCCCCTGGGAACTGAAGATTACCGGGCTGGTTAAAAAACCGCTGACCATTTCTGTTGACGAGCTGTTGAAATTGATCCCGCAAGAGGAACGTCACTATCGTTTTCGCTGTGTGGAGACCTGGTCAATGGCGGTTCCCTGGATCGGATTTCCGCTGTCTGCCCTGATCAAGCGGGTTGAACCGCTGTCATCGGCAACGCATATCTCGTTTATTTCGTTTCTCAGGCGTGACCAGGCTCCGGAACAGAAGCGGAGCAGTGTTGAGCTCTGGCCGTACCACGAAGGGCTTACGCTTGCCGAAGGGATGAATGACCTCAGCTTCATGGCCACCGGCCTCTATGGGCATGAACTGGCCAAACAGCACGGCGCGCCGATCCGGCTGGTTGCTCCGTGGAAATACGGCTTCAAAAGCATCAAGTCGGTGGTTGAAATAGTCTTTACCGACCGGCAGCCCGCTACCTTCTGGAACGCCATGATTCCGAACGAGTACGGTTTCTGGGCCAACATCAATCCGGCGATTCCCCATCCACGCTGGAGCCAGGCCGAAGAGTCCCTGCTGGGCAGCAATGAACGTCGTAAAACCCTGCTCTACAACGGCTACACTGATCAGGTAGGCGGCTTATACAACCTGAAAGATCGACAGTATTTCTATTAA
- a CDS encoding Crp/Fnr family transcriptional regulator — protein sequence MHDSKLWYLKRMDIFSGLTPDEYAVIDRGSRSLSLKKRALLPYRGTAGDAVYFIKYGRIKVIRTSPDGRALILDILGAGTLLGELVREPAGDDEGVTAEAMEETLLCMMQRDNFDHLMELVPKLSTRITKLCGLRLKRVQNRLVDMLYCSVEVRLARALLNLAEEFGVSLPDGMLIDLRLTHNELAGLIASTRETVSAMLMELHKRGLLEFRRHRILLVQPMKLAAIAGR from the coding sequence ATGCACGATTCAAAGCTGTGGTACCTGAAGAGAATGGATATTTTCAGCGGCTTGACCCCGGATGAGTACGCGGTAATTGATCGCGGCTCACGCTCCTTATCTCTGAAAAAGCGGGCGCTGCTCCCCTATCGCGGTACAGCCGGTGATGCAGTCTATTTTATCAAGTATGGCCGGATCAAGGTCATCAGGACATCGCCTGACGGGAGGGCGCTGATTCTGGATATTCTCGGAGCAGGTACCCTGCTGGGAGAGCTTGTCCGGGAGCCGGCAGGAGATGATGAAGGGGTAACGGCAGAAGCGATGGAAGAGACCTTGCTCTGCATGATGCAGCGGGATAATTTTGATCATCTTATGGAACTTGTGCCGAAACTTTCCACACGGATTACAAAGCTGTGCGGCCTGCGCCTGAAACGGGTTCAGAACCGTCTGGTAGATATGTTGTATTGCTCGGTTGAAGTGCGTCTTGCAAGAGCCTTGCTCAATCTGGCAGAAGAATTCGGTGTTTCTCTGCCAGACGGTATGCTGATAGACCTGCGACTTACCCATAACGAACTGGCAGGATTGATCGCCTCAACCCGCGAAACGGTTTCTGCGATGCTTATGGAGCTGCATAAAAGGGGGCTGCTTGAATTCCGCAGGCATCGGATTCTGCTGGTTCAGCCGATGAAACTTGCGGCGATTGCCGGGCGCTAG